One Hyla sarda isolate aHylSar1 unplaced genomic scaffold, aHylSar1.hap1 scaffold_2451, whole genome shotgun sequence DNA segment encodes these proteins:
- the LOC130323316 gene encoding uncharacterized protein LOC130323316, whose amino-acid sequence MDGQPLLDPLMKAEWLKPEKKSDLGSRFKTTYKIDPGSTNLSFNLKGDSPDSPRPTEDTILREEDKGVSLALKPLLTRRSRPRVGRRGRAFDANSCLPRVGARLFHFASQWLKTSSDSWVNSIITKGYALELTTTPPNKFVLNRQDPHVLPLISEFLLKGALEPVQISQRGFGIYSRIFAVPKKGGSWRLVIDLTYLNTYIVRKRFRMETIRSVLSLLEEGYNQYERCLSSHTNCQISQEISKVGGAGKPRDSSLSVHMPPFRAILCTQSLYESDCCSGCPSSSSGSEPHPVPRRLADPSPLGRSFEISSSADHRSPSRSWLSAQLSEVSPLSNFTREVSGIPDRFSGDEVVSIRRQALQAEFGGLPIPGSVRQPPIVFLSEQTGRYEILSYDGRVSPTNVLSGRPFGVTACSTLPGIPESSGGLPEQEELQPSRMEPQPQDFSPVGRKIWPARDECHGHKSKPEGSYLLLHLSQGPPRSSGRPFISVEQQISLCLPSVSPHTTDAAEDQGGTCHSPCSTPVLAQEGLVPTRVEAFERLSLGAPSSFGFASSRRPLSSSIAQVETHGLAAERVMLSAQGFSEEVINLLAASRKPSTLKVYSRVMKLFSSWCMLHNVVSPSLSQVLEFLKDGFDKGLKPNTLRVQFSAINNFYQGSFSNSALVSRFFKAIANLRPSVTPPVPHWDLPSVLHTLEVYGSKQGQAGFQGLFGTLDQRSNCFVLLYPW is encoded by the exons TCCAGGTTCAAAACCACTTACAAGATAGATCCAGGAAGCAC AAACCTAAGTTTCAACCTAAAAGGAGACAGTCCAGATTCTCCCCGCCCCACAGAAGATACAATTCTCAGAGAGGAAGACAAAGGCGTCAGTCTCGCCCTCAAACCACTACTTACAAGAAGAAGTCGCCCCAGGGTGGGGAGAAGGGGAAGGGCTTTTGACGCCAACTCATGTTTGCCCCGAGTAGGCGCCAGGCTTTTCCATTTTGCCTCGCAATGGTTAAAAACATCATCAGACTCGTGGGTAAACTCTATCATTACAAAGGGGTACGCACTGGAACTGACAACCACTCCACCAAACAAGTTTGTGTTGAACAGACAAGACCCTCATGTCCTTCCTCTGATATCAGAGTTCCTGCTGAAGGGTGCACTGGAGCCTGTCCAAATCTCTCAAAGAGGTTTTGGCATCTACTCCAGAATCTTTGCTGTCCCCAAGAAGGGTGGATCTTGGAGACTAGTCATCGATCTCACTTACCTGAATACCTACATCGTCAGGAAACGTTTCAGAATGGAAACAATCAGATCCGTTCTGTCACTACTAGAAGAAGGCTACAATCAATATGAAAGATGCCTATCTTCACATACCAATTGTCAAATATCACAGGAAATTTCTAAGGTCGGCGGTGCTGGTAAACCAAGAGATTCTTCATTATCAGTTCACATGCCTCCCTTTCGGGCTATCCTCTGCACCCAGAGTCTTTACGAAAGTGACTGTTGTTCTGGCTGCCCATCTTCGTCTTCAGGGAGTGAACCTCATCCCGTACCTAGACGACTGGCTGATCCTAGCCCACTCGGAAGAAGCTTTGAAATATCATCTTCAGCTGACCATCGCAGTCCTTCAAGATCATGGCTTTCTGCTCAACTTTCAGAAGTCTCACCTCTCTCCAACTTCACAAGGGAAGTTTCTGGGATTCCGGATCGATTCAGTGGCGATGAGGTTGTTTCTATCAGAAGACAGGCTCTGCAAGCTGAATTCGGAG GGCTTCCGATTCCTGGTTCAGTCAGACAACCTCCCATCGTTTTTTTATCTGAACAAACAGGGAGGTACGAGATCTTGTCATATGATGGAAGAGTGTCACCCACTAATGTCCTGAGCGGAAGACCATTTGGTGTAACTGCATGCAGTACACTTCCGGGGATCCCTGAATCTTCAGGCGGACTTCCTGAGCAGGAAGAACTTCAACCCAGCAGAATGGAGCCTCAACCCCAAGATTTTTCTCCAGTTGGTCGAAAAATTTGGCCAGCCAGAGATGAATGTCATGGCCACAAGAGCAAACCGGAAGGTTCCTACCTTCTGCTCCATCTATCGCAAGGACCTCCCCGATCATCTGGACGGCCTTTCATTTCCGTGGAGCAACAGATTTCTCTATGCCTTCCCTCCGTTTCCCCTCATACCACGGATGCTGCTGAAGATCAAGGAGGAACATGCCACAGTCCTTGCAGTACTCCTGTTTTGGCCCAGGAGGGCTTGGTTCCAACTCGGGTGGAGGCTTTCGAGAGGCTGTCTTTGGGAGCTCCCTCTTCTTTCGGATTTGCTTCTTCAAGAAGGCCTTTGTCATCCAGCATTGCACAGGTTGAGACTCACGGCCTGGCTGCTGAGAGGGTGATGTTGTCTGCACAAGGTTTTTCGGAGGAAGTAATCAACTTGCTGGCCGCCTCAAGAAAGCCGTCTACTCTTAAGGTCTATTCCAGAGTGATGAAGCTCTTCAGCTCATGGTGTATGCTTCACAATGTGGTCTCTCCATCTTTATCTCAGGTTCTGGAGTTCCTCAAAGATGGCTTCGATAAAGGCCTGAAACCTAACACTCTACGCGTTCAGTTCTCAGCCATCAATAATTTCTACCAAGGTTCCTTTTCCAATAGCGCCTTGGTTTCCAGGTTCTTCAAAGCAATTGCCAACCTTAGACCTTCTGTGACTCCTCCAGTCCCTCATTGGGATCTACCTTCAGTTCTCCATACTCTGGAAG TTTATGGGTCCAAACAAGGGCAAGCCGGCTTCCAAGGCCTCTTTGGCACGTTGGATCAAAGGTCTAATTGCTTTGTGTTACTCTATCCGTGGTGA